Proteins from a single region of Hevea brasiliensis isolate MT/VB/25A 57/8 unplaced genomic scaffold, ASM3005281v1 Scaf4, whole genome shotgun sequence:
- the LOC131169030 gene encoding putative pentatricopeptide repeat-containing protein At1g12700, mitochondrial isoform X1 yields MIVTAKLRLLKTMCFASAFRSFRFPLLRELGMGNFQSPTLLFTCSFHSSSRATSAHTHKDASLISKFNSASFRDVDDALASFNHIILMHPLPSIVEFGRFLSALVRMKQYQTVICLSRTIESLGISHNVYSLAILINCFCRLHLVDFGFSIFGKILKFGLEPNIVTFNTLINGLCLEGKINRAVDFFNDMVAGGYQPNVCTYTVIVSGLCKFGKKNVAIWLLKEMIERGCEPNVVTYNAIIDALCKDKLVAEAVSLFSQMRDKRISPNVITYTCLIHGLCNLGKWNQARALLKEMVGHNISPNIFTFNILIDSLCKEGLVSNAQSIIKIMIQSGVEPNAVSYNSLMDGYCLRSQLDEAIKIFDLMVHNGIVDAFSYSILINGYCKSKRIDEAMQLFDEMPQKGFLPDTVTYTTLIQGLWNAGKARTALVLFNNMCSHGPQPDIITFSTLLEGLCKQGDLDEALALFKEMEKSQLKPNHVSYTILIDGMCKAGKLHDAKEFFSRLFEKGLQPNVYTYSIIIKGLCKKGLLDEAYKVFRGMEDSGCLPDGCCYNVIIQGFLRHADVPKASKLIEEMVGKGFSADATTTELVMCLSRNGHPILRKLRNQSKGFHGVNVK; encoded by the coding sequence ATGATTGTAACGGCGAAGCTAAGATTGTTGAAAACCATGTGTTTTGCTTCAGCTTTCAGGAGCTTCCGCTTTCCATTGCTAAGGGAATTGGGAATGGGTAACTTTCAATCTCCAACCCTATTATTTACTTGTTCTTTCCATTCTTCTTCGAGAGCAACTTCCGCTCACACGCATAAAGATGCAAGCTTGATATCTAAATTCAATTCTGCTTCTTTTAGGGACGTTGATGATGCCCTAGCTTCCTTTAATCACATCATTCTTATGCATCCTCTGCCTTCTATTGTTGAATTTGGTCGATTTTTATCTGCTCTTGTCAGAATGAAACAATACCAAACGGTCATTTGCTTGTCCAGAACAATTGAGTCGCTAGGAATCTCACACAATGTTTATTCTCTTGCCATCTTGATTAATTGCTTCTGCCGCTTACATCTAGTGGATTTCGGGTTCTCAATTTTCGGAAAAATACTCAAATTTGGATTGGAGCCCAACATTGTGACATTTAACACCTTAATTAACGGCCTCTGTTTAGAGGGTAAAATCAATAGAGCAGTAGACTTTTTCAATGACATGGTTGCAGGAGGTTACCAACCTAATGTTTGTACTTACACTGTGATAGTAAGTGGCCTTTGTAAATTTGGGAAAAAAAATGTGGCTATTTGGTTGCTAAAAGAAATGATTGAGAGAGGTTGTGAGCCAAATGTTGTGACTTACAATGCAATTATCGATGCCCTTTGCAAGGATAAGCTAGTTGCTGAGGCTGTAAGCCTCTTCTCTCAAATGAGGGATAAGCGCATTTCGCCTAATGTTATCACTTACACCTGCTTAATTCATGGTCTTTGCAATTTAGGCAAATGGAATCAAGCTCGAGCCTTGTTGAAAGAAATGGTGGGGCATAACATATCACCAAACATTTTTACCTTCAATATATTGATTGACTCTCTTTGTAAGGAGGGACTGGTTTCAAATGCTCAAAGTATAATCAAGATAATGATTCAATCAGGTGTGGAGCCTAATGCTGTCAGTTACAATTCACTGATGGACGGATATTGTTTGCGTAGCCAATTGGATGAAGCTATAAAAATTTTTGATTTGATGGTACACAATGGAATAGTTGATGCTTTTAGCTACAGCATCTTGATTAATGGATATTGCAAGAGCAAAAGGATAGATGAAGCAATGCAACTTTTTGATGAAATGCCTCAAAAAGGTTTTCTTCCTGACACTGTTACTTATACTACTCTTATACAAGGCTTGTGGAATGCAGGGAAGGCCAGGACTGCACTCGTTCTTTTCAACAACATGTGTTCTCATGGTCCGCAGCCAGATATAATAACTTTCTCAACTTTGCTTGAGGGCTTGTGCAAACAGGGGGATCTTGATGAGGCACTTGCATTATTTAAAGAAATGGAAAAGAGTCAATTGAAGCCTAATCATGTGAGTTATACCATTTTGATTGATGGCATGTGCAAAGCTGGGAAGCTTCATGATGCTAAGGAATTTTTTTCTAGGCTTTTTGAAAAAGGTTTGCAGCCTAATGTTTATACATATAGCATAATAATTAAAGGACTTTGCAAAAAGGGATTGCTGGATGAAGCATACAAGGTGTTTAGAGGAATGGAAGATAGTGGATGTTTACCGGATGGTTGCTGTTATAATGTGATTATTCAAGGGTTTCTCAGGCATGCAGATGTACCAAAAGCATCAAAACTTATTGAAGAAATGGTTGGCAAGGGATTTTCTGCAGATGCCACGACCACCGAATTGGTAATGTGTTTATCCCGCAATGGCCATCCCATTTTGAGAAAACTACGAAATCAATCTAAAGGTTTTCATGGTGTAAATGTGAAGTGA
- the LOC131169030 gene encoding putative pentatricopeptide repeat-containing protein At1g12700, mitochondrial isoform X2: MHPLPSIVEFGRFLSALVRMKQYQTVICLSRTIESLGISHNVYSLAILINCFCRLHLVDFGFSIFGKILKFGLEPNIVTFNTLINGLCLEGKINRAVDFFNDMVAGGYQPNVCTYTVIVSGLCKFGKKNVAIWLLKEMIERGCEPNVVTYNAIIDALCKDKLVAEAVSLFSQMRDKRISPNVITYTCLIHGLCNLGKWNQARALLKEMVGHNISPNIFTFNILIDSLCKEGLVSNAQSIIKIMIQSGVEPNAVSYNSLMDGYCLRSQLDEAIKIFDLMVHNGIVDAFSYSILINGYCKSKRIDEAMQLFDEMPQKGFLPDTVTYTTLIQGLWNAGKARTALVLFNNMCSHGPQPDIITFSTLLEGLCKQGDLDEALALFKEMEKSQLKPNHVSYTILIDGMCKAGKLHDAKEFFSRLFEKGLQPNVYTYSIIIKGLCKKGLLDEAYKVFRGMEDSGCLPDGCCYNVIIQGFLRHADVPKASKLIEEMVGKGFSADATTTELVMCLSRNGHPILRKLRNQSKGFHGVNVK; this comes from the coding sequence ATGCATCCTCTGCCTTCTATTGTTGAATTTGGTCGATTTTTATCTGCTCTTGTCAGAATGAAACAATACCAAACGGTCATTTGCTTGTCCAGAACAATTGAGTCGCTAGGAATCTCACACAATGTTTATTCTCTTGCCATCTTGATTAATTGCTTCTGCCGCTTACATCTAGTGGATTTCGGGTTCTCAATTTTCGGAAAAATACTCAAATTTGGATTGGAGCCCAACATTGTGACATTTAACACCTTAATTAACGGCCTCTGTTTAGAGGGTAAAATCAATAGAGCAGTAGACTTTTTCAATGACATGGTTGCAGGAGGTTACCAACCTAATGTTTGTACTTACACTGTGATAGTAAGTGGCCTTTGTAAATTTGGGAAAAAAAATGTGGCTATTTGGTTGCTAAAAGAAATGATTGAGAGAGGTTGTGAGCCAAATGTTGTGACTTACAATGCAATTATCGATGCCCTTTGCAAGGATAAGCTAGTTGCTGAGGCTGTAAGCCTCTTCTCTCAAATGAGGGATAAGCGCATTTCGCCTAATGTTATCACTTACACCTGCTTAATTCATGGTCTTTGCAATTTAGGCAAATGGAATCAAGCTCGAGCCTTGTTGAAAGAAATGGTGGGGCATAACATATCACCAAACATTTTTACCTTCAATATATTGATTGACTCTCTTTGTAAGGAGGGACTGGTTTCAAATGCTCAAAGTATAATCAAGATAATGATTCAATCAGGTGTGGAGCCTAATGCTGTCAGTTACAATTCACTGATGGACGGATATTGTTTGCGTAGCCAATTGGATGAAGCTATAAAAATTTTTGATTTGATGGTACACAATGGAATAGTTGATGCTTTTAGCTACAGCATCTTGATTAATGGATATTGCAAGAGCAAAAGGATAGATGAAGCAATGCAACTTTTTGATGAAATGCCTCAAAAAGGTTTTCTTCCTGACACTGTTACTTATACTACTCTTATACAAGGCTTGTGGAATGCAGGGAAGGCCAGGACTGCACTCGTTCTTTTCAACAACATGTGTTCTCATGGTCCGCAGCCAGATATAATAACTTTCTCAACTTTGCTTGAGGGCTTGTGCAAACAGGGGGATCTTGATGAGGCACTTGCATTATTTAAAGAAATGGAAAAGAGTCAATTGAAGCCTAATCATGTGAGTTATACCATTTTGATTGATGGCATGTGCAAAGCTGGGAAGCTTCATGATGCTAAGGAATTTTTTTCTAGGCTTTTTGAAAAAGGTTTGCAGCCTAATGTTTATACATATAGCATAATAATTAAAGGACTTTGCAAAAAGGGATTGCTGGATGAAGCATACAAGGTGTTTAGAGGAATGGAAGATAGTGGATGTTTACCGGATGGTTGCTGTTATAATGTGATTATTCAAGGGTTTCTCAGGCATGCAGATGTACCAAAAGCATCAAAACTTATTGAAGAAATGGTTGGCAAGGGATTTTCTGCAGATGCCACGACCACCGAATTGGTAATGTGTTTATCCCGCAATGGCCATCCCATTTTGAGAAAACTACGAAATCAATCTAAAGGTTTTCATGGTGTAAATGTGAAGTGA
- the LOC131177313 gene encoding alpha-dioxygenase 2-like, translated as MAFSVFSSFIIHPQLWNLIFNMSLFDSILFSAIHFVDKLGVWHRLPVILGIIYLAIRRHLHQRYNLLHVGGINGLKYDTKQFSYRTADGKCNHPTDDTIGSQGTFFGRNMPPSSSPYG; from the exons ATGGCTTTCTCTGTTTTCTCTTCCTTCATCATCCATCCTCAGCTGTGGAATCTCATTTTCAATATGTCTCTCTTTGACTCCATACTCTTCTCT GCTATACATTTTGTGGACAAGCTTGGAGTATGGCATAGGCTACCAGTGATATTGGGAATCATTTACTTGGCGATCAGAAGACATCTACACCAACGTTATAATCTATTACATGTTGGAGGAATCAACGGTCTTAAATATGACACCAAGCAGTTTTCATATCGAACGGCTGATGGGAAATGCAACCATCCCACCGATGATACAATTGGCAGTCAAGGAACATTTTTTGGCCGGAATATGCCTCCGTCTTCTTCTCCTTATGGG TAA